The genomic stretch GCGCATGGCGGGCGAGCTGCCCGAAAGCTTCAGTCTCGACGACTATATCGGCAAGCTCATCGCCGAACCGCAGAAGGTCGCAACGCGCAAGGCCAGCGAGATGGCACTGGCGCAGATCAACGGCCAGCTGACCGAGACCATGGGCGGCAGTGCCGACCTGACCGGCTCGAACAACACCAAGGCCGGGGGCATCGGCCCTTTCACCGCGGACGATTATTCGGGTCGCTATATCTATTACGGCATCCGCGAATTCGGCATGGCCGCCGCGATGAACGGCATGGCGCTGCATGGCGGGGTAATTCCCTATGGCGGCACATTCCTGGTGTTCACCGACTATTGCCGCGGAGCGATCCGGCTTTCGGCGTTGCAGGAAGCGCGCGTGATCTACGTGATGACGCACGACAGCATCGGCCTTGGAGAGGATGGTCCAACCCATCAGCCGATCGAGCATGTCCAGTCGCTGCGGATGATCCCGAACCTCCTTGTCATGCGGCCTGCCGATGCGGTGGAGACAGCCGAGTGCTGGGACATCGCTTTGCGCGAAAAGGACCGCCCGACCGTCCTCGCGCTCAGCCGCCAGAACCTGCCGCAGGTTCGCAACACGCCGGACGAGACCGGCATGTGCGCGAAGGGCGCCTACCGCCTCAAACAGGCTAGCGCAGAGCGGCGCGTCATCCTGATCGCGACCGGTTCCGAAGTGCACGTCGCGCTGGAATGCGCCGAGCAGCTGGAACAGCAGGGCATTGGCGCGGATGTCGTTTCGATGGTCTGCACCGAACTTTTCGACGAGCAGGACGAAAGCTACAAGGCTGACCTTCTGCCGAATGTCGATCCCGGCAAGATACTGCGGGTCAGCATCGAAGCAGGCACGACCTTCGGGTGGGAGCGCTATACCATGGCCAATGGCCTCAACATCGGTATCGACCGCTTCGGCGCCAGTGCGCCGGCGCCCGACCTGTTCGAGAAATTCGGCATCACCGCGGACGCGATCGTCCCGCAAATTATGAACAAATTGAACGGCTAAGCAGGAGTTTCTTCCATGGCGACGAAGGTTGCAATCAACGGTTTCGGACGTATCGGCCGCCTCGTGGCGCGCGCCATTCTGGAGCGTGACGATCACGATCTCGACCTGGTCAGTATCAACGACCTGGCCGACACCAAGGCGAATGCGCTGCTGTTCCAGTATGACAGCACGCACGGCCGCTTCCCCGGCACGGTCGAGACCGGCGACAACGCCATCATCGTCAACGGCAAGAGCATCGCGGTCACCAGCGAGCGTGAGCCCGGCAAGCTTCCGCATGGCGAGCAGGGTATCGACATCGTGCTCGAGTGCACGGGCTTCTTCCAGTCCGACGAAGCCTGCCGTCCGCATCTCGATGCGGGTGCCAAGCGCGTGCTGATCTCGGCGCCGGCCAAGAACGTTTCCGCGACCATCGTCTACGGCGTGAACCACGAAGTGCTGAACGCCGAAGATGTGATCGTCTCGAACGCCAGCTGCACCACCAACTGCCTCTCGCCGATGGCCAAGGTGCTGCACGACACGGTCGGGATCGAGCGCGGCTTCATGACCACGATCCACAGCTACACCAACGACCAGCGCATGCTCGACCAGATGCATGGCGACATGCGCCGTGCCCGCGGCGGTGCGCAGAACATGATCCCGACCACCACCGGCGCTGCCCGCGCGGTCGGCCTCGTCCTTCCCGAACTGGCCGGCAAGCTCGACGGCAGCTCGGTCCGCGTGCCGACGCCGAATGTCAGCCTCGTCGATCTCGTCTTCACCCCCGGCCGCGACACCAGCGCCGAGGAGCTGAATGCGGCGCTGAAGGAAGCGGCAGAAGGCAAGATGAAGGGCGTGCTCGACTATACCGACCAGCCGCTCGTCAGCTCGGACTTCAACCACTATCCCGCCAGCTCGACCATCGACAGCCTCGAGACCAGCGTGATGGAAGGCAAGCTCGCCCGTGTCGTCAGCTGGTACGACAATGAATGGGGCTTCTCGAACCGCATGCTCGACACCGCCGGCGTGATGGCGAAGTTCCTGTAAGGACTATTCGATGAGCAATTTCAGGACCCTGGACGACCTTGACGATATCACCGGCAAGGTCGCGCTGGTACGCGTCGATCTCAATCTTCCGATGAAGGACGGGTCGGCCACCGATGTCACGCGGGTAGAGGCGGTGAAACCCACGATCCTCGAACTCGCCGACAAGGGCGCCAAGGTCCTGTTGCTCGCGCATTACGGCCGTCCCAAGGGACAGCGCCACTCGACCATGTCGACCAGCTTCGTGCAGGGCGATGTCGAAAAGGTGCTCGGCAAGGAGATCATGTTCATTCCCGAGGTCATGGGCCCGGTGGTCGAACAGTCGATCGGCATTCTCGGCAATGGCGATATCGGCCTGCTCGACAACGTCCGCTTCTGGCCCGGCGAGGAAGCCAACGATCCGGACTTCGCCAAGGGCATCGCCGCTCATGGCGATTTCTACGTCAACGATGCCTTCTCCG from Qipengyuania profundimaris encodes the following:
- the tkt gene encoding transketolase — protein: MSLETSRMVKMANAIRALSMDAVQAANSGHPGMPMGMADVATVLWGEYLKHDPKTPDWADRDRFVLSAGHGSMLIYALLHLSGYDAPTTEDIRNFRQLGSPCAGHPENFLLAGVECTTGPLGQGLAMAVGMAIAERKLNADFGDNLVDHRTWVIAGDGCLMEGINHEAIGLAGHLKLGRMNVLWDDNNITIDGSTDLSTSENIKARYEATGWHVVSCNGHDFDDIRRALDEAVADERPSLIACSTVIGKGSPNKQGTSATHGAPLGDDEIAAARDLLGWDAKPFEIPEQVLADWRGTAENGQNAYRTWLDRLSNDGRRADFERRMAGELPESFSLDDYIGKLIAEPQKVATRKASEMALAQINGQLTETMGGSADLTGSNNTKAGGIGPFTADDYSGRYIYYGIREFGMAAAMNGMALHGGVIPYGGTFLVFTDYCRGAIRLSALQEARVIYVMTHDSIGLGEDGPTHQPIEHVQSLRMIPNLLVMRPADAVETAECWDIALREKDRPTVLALSRQNLPQVRNTPDETGMCAKGAYRLKQASAERRVILIATGSEVHVALECAEQLEQQGIGADVVSMVCTELFDEQDESYKADLLPNVDPGKILRVSIEAGTTFGWERYTMANGLNIGIDRFGASAPAPDLFEKFGITADAIVPQIMNKLNG
- the gap gene encoding type I glyceraldehyde-3-phosphate dehydrogenase; this translates as MATKVAINGFGRIGRLVARAILERDDHDLDLVSINDLADTKANALLFQYDSTHGRFPGTVETGDNAIIVNGKSIAVTSEREPGKLPHGEQGIDIVLECTGFFQSDEACRPHLDAGAKRVLISAPAKNVSATIVYGVNHEVLNAEDVIVSNASCTTNCLSPMAKVLHDTVGIERGFMTTIHSYTNDQRMLDQMHGDMRRARGGAQNMIPTTTGAARAVGLVLPELAGKLDGSSVRVPTPNVSLVDLVFTPGRDTSAEELNAALKEAAEGKMKGVLDYTDQPLVSSDFNHYPASSTIDSLETSVMEGKLARVVSWYDNEWGFSNRMLDTAGVMAKFL